A single genomic interval of Camelina sativa cultivar DH55 chromosome 11, Cs, whole genome shotgun sequence harbors:
- the LOC104724981 gene encoding uncharacterized protein LOC104724981 isoform X2 yields the protein MAEKKFSIRSLSLFSSTNLSESAMDEEYEVIVLVTSLKECILSGFLSVDSVKHFVPLWYNGTENNIWLDTYDRVLVFKVSRFGCR from the exons ATGGCCGAAAAAAAATTCTCTATccgatctctttctctcttcagcTCTACTAACCTTTCAGAATCAGCCATGGATGAAGAGTACGAGGTTATCGTTCTCGTCACCAGTCTCAAAGAGTGTATCCTCAGTGGTTTCCTTTCCGTCGATAGTGTCAAG CACTTTGTGCCTTTGTGGTATAACGGGACTGAAAACAACATATGGTTGGACACATATGACAGG gttcttgtttttaaagtttcacGTTTTGGTTGTAGATGA
- the LOC104724981 gene encoding probable secretory pathway GDP dissociation inhibitor 1 isoform X1, which produces MAEKKFSIRSLSLFSSTNLSESAMDEEYEVIVLVTSLKECILSGFLSVDSVKHFVPLWYNGTENNIWLDTYDRMSSEPTSTLAEQRATTWCLCLVFSNHIVIRNDMVLCYLQ; this is translated from the exons ATGGCCGAAAAAAAATTCTCTATccgatctctttctctcttcagcTCTACTAACCTTTCAGAATCAGCCATGGATGAAGAGTACGAGGTTATCGTTCTCGTCACCAGTCTCAAAGAGTGTATCCTCAGTGGTTTCCTTTCCGTCGATAGTGTCAAG CACTTTGTGCCTTTGTGGTATAACGGGACTGAAAACAACATATGGTTGGACACATATGACAGG ATGAGCTCAGAACCAACTTCAACACTAGCAGAACAAAGAGCTACGACATGGTGTTTATGTTTAGTCTTTAGTAATCATATTGTAATAAGAAACGACATGGTGTTATGTTATCTTCAGTGA